A window of the Mucilaginibacter sp. cycad4 genome harbors these coding sequences:
- a CDS encoding glycoside hydrolase family 76 protein: MKMQFRCGIAVLTLAFASCGKSKVDPGNNGSNNNSGGNNGGDNGGTTTESVYLTNAKATHAFVASGYATPYGSYRVNTTTNTGGAFEWYVASQLYADAAMVERGDANYKSSMNNTLTWLNKLVDKTDGNGGLFAAAGLDGSGAGGGKYVDDNALTGMAFLAGYDVTTGTDREAYLAAAENCARWLMNSGQWDNDLGGGFWWSTDKTVKPSQSNGLAMQLFCRLYKITGNSLYKNWAILVNSWLNTQMYDSVSGLYIWQIEKNGTKDTYKFSYDNAIIVEAQLLYADAMQDNTYQAKAQALGNAMIKTLWDKGHNVFIFNTNDPRINPCYSGWATQAMIKLYETDNNSNWLVYAKGNVDAINVVLKNPALNGYYQYAALDGAGRYPNLEGVDQAWMQRIQTLLSKYK, translated from the coding sequence ATGAAGATGCAATTTCGCTGCGGTATAGCAGTACTTACGTTGGCATTCGCCTCCTGCGGAAAATCTAAGGTTGATCCCGGGAACAATGGTAGTAACAACAATTCGGGTGGTAACAACGGAGGTGATAATGGCGGCACTACAACTGAATCCGTTTACTTAACCAATGCAAAAGCTACCCACGCTTTTGTAGCGTCGGGCTATGCTACACCTTACGGCAGCTACCGGGTAAATACCACAACCAATACCGGCGGCGCTTTTGAATGGTATGTTGCGAGCCAGTTGTACGCCGATGCCGCGATGGTTGAACGGGGCGATGCGAACTATAAATCTTCCATGAATAATACGTTAACATGGCTAAATAAGCTTGTTGATAAAACGGATGGCAACGGCGGGCTTTTTGCCGCCGCGGGTTTGGATGGTTCTGGCGCGGGTGGCGGAAAATATGTAGACGATAACGCGCTTACGGGCATGGCCTTCCTGGCTGGCTATGATGTTACCACAGGAACCGACCGGGAGGCTTACCTTGCCGCGGCCGAAAATTGCGCCAGGTGGCTGATGAACAGCGGACAATGGGATAACGACCTTGGCGGCGGCTTTTGGTGGTCAACTGATAAAACCGTTAAACCCAGTCAATCCAACGGACTGGCGATGCAGTTATTTTGTCGTTTGTATAAGATAACAGGAAACTCGCTTTATAAAAATTGGGCAATTTTGGTTAATAGTTGGCTTAATACCCAGATGTATGATAGTGTAAGCGGCCTTTACATCTGGCAGATAGAAAAAAACGGCACTAAAGACACCTATAAATTCAGCTATGACAATGCGATCATTGTAGAAGCGCAGTTGCTTTATGCCGATGCGATGCAGGACAACACTTATCAGGCCAAAGCACAGGCTTTAGGTAACGCGATGATCAAAACACTTTGGGACAAAGGTCACAATGTGTTCATTTTTAATACCAACGACCCCAGAATCAATCCTTGCTATAGCGGCTGGGCTACGCAAGCTATGATCAAACTTTATGAGACAGATAACAACAGTAACTGGCTGGTTTATGCCAAAGGTAATGTAGATGCGATTAACGTAGTCCTTAAAAATCCGGCCCTTAATGGTTATTATCAATATGCGGCATTGGATGGAGCCGGAAGATACCCGAATTTAGAGGGTGTTGATCAGGCATGGATGCAGCGGATCCAAACACTGTTATCGAAATATAAGTAG
- a CDS encoding SusE domain-containing protein has translation MKRLFVLALTALAVAFVISSCKKDKRALDTSISAVNTLAAPLNASSINLQAGGPAVTFKWSAATAIDGGLIMYEVTFDKAGGDFSKPVYRILSDGSGVQAQATIPQDTLNKIASLAGVASSSIGTLKWTVIASKATNMQLSKISNTLQVSRPAGFAVPPTTLFLTGTATEGGTDISKAIPFKQTSAGVFELYTSLAPGTYGFTDKASGSGVKYYLDDKGVIRQGSGSVTISPAKTTYRLRLDFNVATSNVVGIQSLGLFMSAYNTEIGQLNYIGNGTWENPKIAVTFYQFSWGRDERYKFALHTTNGIEYLGSSNVNNIAPAGQPASYFYLLPVTNAQWDNTYKFDPSIDTHNAKVDVYFNTGGPYTHTAVAVN, from the coding sequence ATGAAAAGATTATTTGTACTTGCGCTAACAGCATTGGCTGTAGCTTTTGTCATCAGCTCCTGTAAAAAAGATAAGCGGGCATTGGATACCAGCATAAGCGCGGTTAATACACTTGCGGCCCCGCTTAATGCCAGCAGCATAAACCTCCAGGCAGGCGGCCCCGCCGTAACATTTAAGTGGAGCGCCGCAACTGCCATTGACGGCGGGTTAATCATGTATGAGGTTACTTTTGATAAGGCGGGCGGCGATTTTAGTAAACCTGTATACCGTATTTTATCCGACGGTTCCGGCGTACAGGCGCAGGCCACCATTCCGCAGGACACCTTGAATAAGATCGCATCGCTGGCCGGCGTGGCTTCATCAAGCATAGGGACGTTGAAATGGACGGTTATTGCTTCAAAGGCTACCAATATGCAACTCAGCAAAATTTCTAATACCCTGCAGGTAAGCCGGCCGGCCGGCTTTGCAGTGCCGCCGACAACCTTGTTTCTTACCGGAACGGCTACAGAAGGAGGCACCGATATTTCCAAAGCAATTCCTTTCAAGCAAACTTCAGCGGGCGTTTTTGAATTGTATACCTCACTTGCGCCGGGCACCTACGGGTTTACCGATAAAGCAAGCGGCAGCGGCGTCAAATATTACCTGGATGATAAAGGCGTTATCCGGCAAGGGAGCGGCTCTGTAACGATTAGCCCGGCAAAAACAACCTACCGCCTGCGGCTGGATTTTAACGTGGCTACCAGTAATGTAGTAGGTATTCAATCGCTGGGGCTGTTCATGTCGGCTTACAACACGGAGATCGGGCAATTAAATTATATTGGTAATGGTACCTGGGAAAATCCTAAGATTGCGGTTACATTTTACCAGTTTTCGTGGGGAAGGGACGAGCGTTACAAGTTTGCGCTCCATACTACCAATGGGATTGAATATTTAGGCAGCTCGAATGTCAACAACATCGCGCCTGCCGGACAGCCTGCAAGTTATTTTTATCTGCTGCCGGTAACCAATGCGCAATGGGATAACACGTATAAATTTGACCCTTCAATTGACACGCATAATGCTAAAGTTGATGTGTATTTCAATACGGGTGGGCCATATACCCATACGGCTGTCGCGGTTAACTGA
- a CDS encoding GH92 family glycosyl hydrolase: MRSLSKSGVLLLLALPCWSKVSAQDILKYVDPNIGTAHSRWFFYTPAAVPYGMAKLAPSTNGHYGNPSGWEAVGYDTRQNSIEGFVHFHEWQVGGVSYMPTTGKLITRPGDLERKTPGYRSGFDRKNQVAEPGYYKVKLDDYQITAELTATKRVGFQRYTFPKNSQSHIILDIGNKQGESDTVTDASIKMLDDKHFEGYVYTYPKYVRIYDPAGKVALYFYGEISKKPATVTAFTTGRLDNNQSSAKGHGAGLSLNYHTAANEVIEVKTGLSYTSIANARKNFVTEASGLTFAKAREQAQQTWRSELGKIAVEDTSTENKTKFYTGLFHALLGRGIASDVNGAYPKHAGLTGQLPIIKNQQPKAEFINTDAIWGGFWNITQLWALSYPQWYGSFVNTQLQLYKDKGWFGDGIANSEYVSGVGTNFVGLAIAGAYNSGIRNYDVNLAYKAVKDNELKYENRPVGPGKLDIKAFIDHGFVPFFDQTGRDFVTDSTGSNFAGSHILEYSYSAFAAAQMAKALGKSKDYEQLIKLSNGWRQIFNPQNKLMQPKRLNGSFIEKFDPYQPWRGFQEGNAVQYSFYVPQNPAGLIDAIGRDNFNKRLDSIFTVSEKQGFGGGKTIDAFAGINSIYNHGNQPNLHISWLFNFSGRPWLTQKWTRLIGEEFYGTGPIHGYGYGQDEDQGQLGSWYVINALGLFDVKGLTDLRPVIELGSPLFRKATIRLGTGKVLVIETLNNSAENVYIQSARFNGKPLDNCWLYRDQLMQGGSLSFVMGKEPNKQWGTKLPPPSTQ; encoded by the coding sequence ATGAGATCATTATCAAAATCAGGGGTTTTATTGTTATTGGCTTTACCATGCTGGAGCAAGGTATCGGCACAGGACATATTAAAATACGTTGATCCCAACATTGGCACAGCGCACAGCAGGTGGTTTTTTTACACGCCGGCAGCGGTACCATATGGTATGGCAAAACTGGCCCCGTCAACCAACGGGCACTACGGCAACCCTTCCGGGTGGGAAGCGGTTGGATATGATACCCGGCAAAATTCGATTGAAGGCTTTGTTCATTTCCACGAATGGCAGGTAGGTGGTGTAAGCTACATGCCCACAACCGGCAAGCTGATTACCCGCCCGGGCGATCTGGAACGGAAAACCCCGGGTTATCGTTCCGGCTTCGACAGAAAAAACCAGGTGGCCGAACCCGGCTATTATAAAGTTAAACTGGACGACTATCAGATTACTGCCGAACTTACAGCAACAAAGCGGGTTGGCTTCCAACGGTACACATTTCCCAAGAATAGTCAGTCGCATATTATCCTGGATATTGGCAATAAACAGGGTGAAAGTGATACCGTGACCGACGCAAGTATCAAAATGCTTGATGATAAGCACTTTGAAGGTTATGTGTATACTTATCCAAAGTACGTAAGGATTTATGATCCGGCTGGTAAAGTGGCCCTGTATTTTTATGGCGAGATCAGCAAAAAGCCAGCAACTGTAACAGCTTTCACTACCGGGCGGCTTGATAACAACCAAAGCAGTGCTAAAGGGCATGGCGCCGGATTGTCGTTAAATTACCATACCGCCGCCAACGAGGTAATTGAGGTAAAAACAGGTTTATCATACACCTCGATCGCTAATGCCCGTAAAAATTTCGTAACAGAAGCAAGCGGGCTTACGTTTGCAAAGGCCAGGGAGCAGGCACAGCAAACATGGAGATCGGAACTGGGTAAGATAGCGGTAGAAGATACCAGCACCGAAAACAAGACAAAATTTTATACCGGGCTTTTCCATGCGCTTTTGGGCAGGGGCATTGCCAGTGATGTTAACGGCGCTTATCCAAAACATGCCGGACTTACCGGGCAGTTGCCGATAATAAAAAATCAACAACCGAAAGCAGAGTTTATCAATACAGACGCCATTTGGGGCGGATTTTGGAATATCACGCAGCTATGGGCATTATCATACCCGCAATGGTACGGCAGTTTCGTAAATACACAGCTACAACTTTATAAGGATAAAGGCTGGTTTGGCGATGGTATTGCCAACAGCGAATACGTATCAGGTGTGGGTACAAACTTTGTTGGGCTCGCTATAGCAGGGGCTTATAATTCAGGCATTCGTAACTATGATGTAAACCTGGCCTATAAAGCAGTAAAAGATAACGAACTGAAGTATGAAAACCGGCCGGTAGGTCCGGGTAAATTAGATATTAAAGCGTTTATTGATCATGGCTTTGTCCCGTTTTTTGACCAGACGGGACGGGATTTCGTGACAGATTCCACAGGTTCAAATTTTGCCGGCTCGCATATCTTAGAATACAGCTACAGCGCTTTCGCCGCTGCGCAGATGGCTAAAGCCCTGGGTAAAAGCAAAGATTATGAACAGCTTATCAAATTATCAAATGGCTGGCGGCAAATATTTAACCCGCAAAACAAGCTCATGCAGCCGAAGCGGTTAAACGGAAGCTTTATCGAAAAATTTGATCCCTATCAGCCGTGGCGAGGTTTCCAGGAAGGCAATGCTGTACAATATTCATTTTATGTACCTCAAAATCCGGCCGGTTTAATTGACGCGATAGGTAGAGATAATTTCAACAAAAGACTGGACAGTATTTTCACCGTTTCGGAAAAACAGGGCTTCGGTGGCGGTAAAACTATCGACGCCTTTGCCGGGATCAACTCTATTTATAATCATGGCAACCAGCCCAACCTGCATATCAGCTGGCTCTTCAACTTCTCCGGCCGCCCCTGGCTTACACAAAAATGGACGAGGCTGATAGGAGAGGAATTTTACGGCACCGGGCCGATTCATGGATATGGCTACGGTCAGGACGAAGACCAGGGGCAGCTTGGGTCCTGGTATGTGATCAACGCTTTAGGATTATTTGATGTAAAAGGACTTACAGATTTGCGGCCTGTCATTGAACTCGGCAGCCCTTTATTCAGAAAAGCGACTATCAGGTTGGGTACCGGTAAAGTGCTGGTGATCGAGACCCTCAATAATTCGGCAGAAAACGTTTACATCCAATCTGCCCGGTTTAATGGTAAGCCTCTTGATAATTGCTGGCTTTACCGGGATCAACTCATGCAGGGAGGCAGCTTGAGCTTTGTGATGGGTAAAGAGCCTAATAAACAATGGGGAACTAAGCTTCCTCCACCATCGACACAATAA